The following proteins are co-located in the Bordetella bronchialis genome:
- a CDS encoding FAD binding domain-containing protein: MKAAKFDYIRPDSVDQALGALREHAGLAKLMAGGQSLGPMLNLRLARPAVVIDISGLRDLRGVARDGDTVRIGAAVTHAEIEDGVHEALRDSPLREVAAGIAYRAVRNRGTLGGSLAHADPAADWVVAMTALGARIELAGPSGVRHVGADALMQGAYTTAVQEDELIQAVHVPAGSPRARWGYYKFCRKTGEFAEASCAAWFDPASGQARVALGALDGPPRLLPGLAARVAREGAAALDAAGIAREVADAMPDKDDPHRQLHAAAVARCLAQATGKGLQP, encoded by the coding sequence ATGAAAGCGGCGAAATTCGACTATATCCGGCCGGACTCGGTGGACCAGGCATTGGGCGCGCTGCGCGAGCATGCCGGACTGGCCAAGCTGATGGCGGGCGGACAATCCCTGGGACCCATGCTGAACCTGCGGCTGGCAAGGCCCGCGGTGGTGATCGATATCTCGGGATTGCGGGATCTGCGCGGAGTGGCGCGCGACGGCGACACGGTGCGCATCGGCGCGGCCGTGACGCACGCGGAAATCGAGGACGGCGTGCACGAGGCCTTGCGCGATTCGCCGCTGCGCGAGGTGGCGGCGGGCATCGCCTACCGGGCCGTGCGCAATCGCGGCACGCTGGGCGGCAGCCTGGCGCATGCGGATCCGGCCGCCGACTGGGTGGTGGCGATGACGGCCCTGGGCGCGCGCATCGAACTGGCCGGCCCGTCCGGCGTGCGCCACGTTGGCGCGGACGCGCTGATGCAAGGCGCCTATACCACGGCCGTGCAAGAGGACGAGCTGATACAGGCGGTACATGTACCGGCCGGCAGCCCGCGCGCCCGCTGGGGCTATTACAAGTTCTGCCGCAAGACCGGCGAGTTCGCCGAGGCCAGCTGCGCCGCGTGGTTCGATCCGGCCAGCGGCCAGGCGCGCGTCGCCCTGGGGGCGCTGGACGGACCGCCGCGCCTGCTGCCGGGGCTGGCGGCGCGCGTGGCCCGCGAAGGCGCGGCCGCGCTGGACGCGGCCGGGATCGCCCGGGAAGTGGCGGACGCCATGCCGGACAAGGATGACCCCCATCGCCAGCTGCACGCCGCCGCCGTGGCCCGCTGCCTGGCGCAGGCGACGGGCAAAGGACTGCAACCATGA
- a CDS encoding xanthine dehydrogenase family Fe-S subunit, translated as MTQVTMEVNGRRVAEEAPARMHLGDFLRDRLRLTGTHLGCEHGVCGACTVLVDGQPVRSCISYAVACDGRRVTTIEGYDADPVMRRLREAFTRHHALQCGYCTPGMLATARDIVLRLPDADEARVRVELSGNLCRCTGYMGIVAAVMSVLGALREAADTEVEQLRAAVRRGDGGTPAKAPAAFEVFTATAATAGPAAATAAAAAIAAKDARPPGVEARSAARPAALAGDATASTGAPAGAAAGKTNRIDGTFDVPFTAGQVWAFMADLPAVAACLPGAAIEEQQGDRVKGTISVKFGPMRAAFNGAARLDRDDAAMRAVFRGAGQDTVSRSRANGDIVYRVEDAGNGGARVRVEMAYSLQGPLAQFSRSGLVQDFVRRMIADFGRNVAARMAGTADAQPAPASFNASGMFFQVLWARIRRWFGRGG; from the coding sequence ATGACGCAAGTAACGATGGAAGTGAATGGCCGCCGCGTGGCCGAGGAAGCGCCGGCTCGCATGCACCTGGGGGATTTCCTGCGCGATCGCCTGCGCCTGACGGGCACGCACCTGGGATGCGAGCACGGCGTCTGCGGCGCCTGCACGGTGCTGGTGGACGGCCAGCCGGTGCGTTCCTGCATCTCCTATGCGGTGGCCTGCGACGGGCGCCGCGTGACGACCATCGAAGGCTATGACGCCGACCCGGTCATGCGCCGCCTGCGCGAGGCCTTTACCCGCCATCACGCGCTGCAGTGCGGCTATTGCACGCCAGGCATGCTGGCGACGGCGCGCGACATCGTGCTGCGCCTGCCGGATGCCGACGAGGCCCGCGTGCGGGTCGAGCTGTCCGGGAATCTATGCCGCTGTACGGGATACATGGGCATTGTGGCCGCGGTGATGTCGGTGCTGGGCGCCTTGCGCGAGGCAGCGGATACGGAGGTCGAACAATTGCGCGCGGCGGTGCGGCGCGGCGACGGCGGCACGCCCGCCAAGGCGCCGGCCGCCTTCGAAGTCTTCACGGCCACGGCCGCCACGGCCGGACCGGCCGCCGCCACGGCTGCCGCGGCGGCTATCGCGGCGAAGGACGCGCGGCCGCCGGGCGTTGAGGCCCGTTCCGCCGCGCGGCCGGCGGCGCTCGCGGGCGATGCCACCGCTTCGACCGGCGCCCCGGCTGGCGCGGCCGCTGGCAAGACGAACCGGATCGACGGCACGTTCGACGTGCCGTTTACGGCCGGCCAGGTATGGGCCTTCATGGCGGATCTGCCGGCGGTGGCCGCTTGCCTGCCGGGCGCGGCCATCGAGGAACAGCAGGGCGATCGCGTCAAGGGCACGATTTCCGTGAAGTTCGGCCCCATGCGTGCCGCGTTCAATGGCGCCGCGCGGCTGGACCGCGATGACGCGGCCATGCGCGCGGTGTTTCGTGGGGCGGGGCAGGATACGGTCAGCCGGTCGCGCGCCAACGGCGACATCGTCTATCGCGTAGAGGATGCCGGCAACGGCGGCGCACGGGTGCGGGTGGAGATGGCCTATTCGCTGCAGGGGCCGCTGGCGCAGTTCTCGCGTTCCGGCCTGGTGCAGGATTTCGTGCGGCGCATGATCGCCGATTTCGGCCGCAATGTCGCCGCCCGCATGGCGGGAACCGCGGACGCGCAACCGGCCCCGGCCTCCTTCAATGCGTCCGGCATGTTCTTCCAGGTGCTGTGGGCGCGCATCCGCAGGTGGTTCGGCCGCGGCGGCTAG
- a CDS encoding ABC transporter substrate-binding protein, with amino-acid sequence MRMMHAYAWRRGAAAVGAAALWALSTLAMAQGAEALKVRLDWTPWGVQAPFHLAQQKGWYKQAGLDVTLEDGNGSVTTVQIVGASDAFDVGHAALASMMIAREKGLPVKAVAVFARQSDIGLLVPADSGIAGPAALKGRKVAYTAGSLEAPFIDAFLAAGKLKRGDLELINVDAASKASTYAVGRADAAFSTIPFFLPVVSQTRPSTAVRFADFGLNMPSFGLFASEEKLRTRGDAIGRFASVTARAWEYIYAGHEDEAVKAILAQRPQARLDAKVLRGQIDALKAYFGTPPADGRIGAPVPDDWVQAVKTLSSVGLIGGQADPAGFYAPGMVHPERYDAMVGR; translated from the coding sequence ATGCGAATGATGCATGCCTATGCGTGGCGTCGCGGGGCGGCGGCCGTGGGCGCGGCGGCCCTCTGGGCCCTGTCCACGCTGGCCATGGCGCAGGGGGCGGAGGCCCTGAAAGTGCGGCTGGACTGGACGCCCTGGGGCGTGCAGGCGCCGTTCCACCTGGCGCAGCAGAAGGGCTGGTACAAGCAGGCCGGCCTGGACGTGACGCTGGAGGACGGCAACGGTTCGGTCACCACGGTGCAGATCGTCGGTGCCAGCGATGCCTTCGACGTGGGACACGCCGCGCTGGCCTCCATGATGATCGCCCGCGAGAAGGGCCTGCCCGTGAAGGCCGTGGCGGTATTCGCGCGGCAAAGCGATATCGGCCTGCTGGTGCCCGCCGATTCCGGCATCGCGGGGCCGGCGGCGCTGAAGGGCCGCAAGGTGGCCTATACCGCCGGTTCCCTGGAAGCGCCGTTCATCGATGCTTTCCTGGCGGCTGGCAAGCTCAAGCGCGGCGATCTGGAGCTGATCAACGTGGATGCCGCGAGCAAGGCGTCCACCTACGCCGTCGGCCGCGCCGACGCGGCATTTTCCACCATTCCTTTCTTCCTGCCCGTGGTGTCGCAGACCCGGCCGTCCACCGCCGTGCGCTTCGCCGATTTCGGGCTGAACATGCCCAGCTTCGGCCTGTTCGCCAGCGAGGAAAAACTCAGGACGCGCGGGGACGCCATCGGTCGTTTCGCCAGCGTGACCGCCCGGGCCTGGGAATACATCTATGCCGGCCATGAGGACGAGGCCGTCAAGGCCATCCTGGCGCAGCGCCCGCAGGCACGCCTGGACGCCAAGGTGCTGCGCGGACAGATCGATGCCTTGAAGGCCTACTTCGGCACGCCGCCGGCCGACGGCCGCATCGGCGCGCCCGTGCCGGACGACTGGGTCCAGGCCGTGAAAACGCTGTCATCGGTGGGACTGATCGGCGGGCAGGCGGACCCGGCGGGGTTCTATGCCCCCGGCATGGTGCACCCCGAACGCTACGATGCCATGGTGGGACGATGA
- a CDS encoding ABC transporter ATP-binding protein, giving the protein MTEWAVSARGVGKQYAGERGVRALDAISLELPRGRFVSILGPSGCGKSTFLRCVAGLETISEGELRVEGWPVKGPPDGIGMVFQRDALLDWRSIRRNVLLPIEFAHKPVKGYAAKARELLALTGLRDFADCYPHELSGGMRQRAAICRALIDDPRLLLMDEPFGALDALTRDQMNVELQRIWMEIRNTVLFVTHGIAEAIFLGDTVIVFSPRPGRIVETLHIDLPRPRPLAVRESPEFGAYVRRIRDLFHDMGLIDEKGHA; this is encoded by the coding sequence ATGACCGAATGGGCGGTATCGGCGCGGGGCGTCGGCAAGCAGTATGCGGGCGAACGCGGCGTGCGCGCGCTGGATGCGATTTCCCTGGAGCTGCCGCGGGGGCGCTTTGTCAGCATCCTGGGCCCCAGCGGCTGCGGCAAGAGCACCTTCCTGCGTTGCGTCGCCGGGCTGGAAACCATCAGCGAAGGCGAACTGCGCGTGGAAGGCTGGCCGGTGAAGGGGCCGCCGGACGGCATCGGCATGGTGTTCCAGCGCGACGCCTTGCTGGATTGGCGCAGCATCCGGCGCAATGTGCTGCTGCCCATCGAGTTCGCGCACAAGCCGGTCAAGGGCTATGCCGCCAAGGCCCGCGAGCTGCTGGCCTTGACGGGCCTGCGGGATTTCGCCGACTGCTATCCGCATGAACTGTCCGGCGGGATGCGCCAGCGCGCGGCCATCTGCCGCGCCTTGATCGACGATCCCCGCCTGCTGTTGATGGATGAGCCCTTCGGCGCGCTGGACGCGCTGACCCGCGACCAGATGAACGTCGAGCTGCAGCGCATCTGGATGGAGATCCGCAACACCGTGCTGTTCGTCACGCATGGCATCGCGGAGGCCATCTTCCTGGGCGATACGGTGATCGTCTTTTCGCCGCGGCCCGGCCGCATCGTGGAAACCCTGCACATCGACCTGCCCAGGCCGCGGCCGCTGGCGGTGCGCGAGTCGCCGGAATTCGGCGCCTACGTGCGGCGCATCCGGGACCTGTTCCACGACATGGGTCTGATCGACGAGAAGGGGCACGCATGA
- a CDS encoding ABC transporter permease: protein MKPSTRTLLHGAAGAGTLVLFLALWEVLARAFHIKPIMLPLPSKIGQELAGEAGWYAGQAAYTLMTTLAGFALSVLGGVAIAVLLVGSRWFESVLQPLIVALNSVPKVAVAPLFVIWMGTGAEPKIAIAFLIAVFAVIVDTVHGLRSVPRDVLDLGRVLKGSRRDFFFKVRLPCALPSILAGMKVAISLALVGAIVGEFVSSQSGLGYVIMTAQGTFDTVRVFAALFVLAFIGLALFGALAWLERKATPWRRHAEDR from the coding sequence ATGAAACCGTCCACCCGCACGCTACTGCATGGCGCGGCCGGCGCCGGCACCCTGGTGCTTTTCCTGGCCCTGTGGGAAGTGCTGGCGCGCGCCTTCCATATCAAGCCCATCATGCTGCCGCTGCCGTCGAAGATCGGCCAGGAGCTGGCCGGCGAGGCCGGCTGGTACGCCGGGCAGGCGGCCTACACCTTGATGACCACGCTGGCCGGCTTCGCGCTGTCGGTGCTGGGCGGCGTGGCGATCGCGGTGCTGCTGGTGGGATCGCGCTGGTTCGAAAGCGTGCTGCAGCCGCTGATCGTGGCCTTGAACAGCGTACCCAAGGTCGCGGTGGCGCCCTTGTTCGTCATCTGGATGGGAACCGGCGCCGAGCCGAAGATCGCCATTGCCTTCCTGATCGCCGTGTTCGCGGTGATCGTGGACACGGTGCATGGGCTGCGCTCCGTGCCGCGCGACGTCCTGGACCTGGGCCGGGTGCTGAAGGGTTCCCGCCGGGATTTCTTTTTCAAGGTCAGGCTGCCGTGCGCGCTGCCATCCATCCTGGCCGGGATGAAGGTGGCTATTTCACTGGCCCTGGTGGGCGCCATCGTCGGCGAGTTCGTGTCCTCGCAAAGCGGGCTGGGCTACGTGATCATGACGGCGCAGGGCACCTTCGATACGGTGCGCGTCTTCGCGGCGCTGTTCGTGCTGGCCTTCATCGGCCTGGCGCTGTTCGGCGCGCTGGCCTGGCTGGAGCGCAAGGCCACGCCGTGGCGCCGCCATGCGGAGGACCGCTGA
- a CDS encoding TRAP transporter small permease subunit, whose protein sequence is MRWLIGLSRLIDAINLRVGRAVTWVTLLVVLVSAGNAVVRKVLHTSSNAWLELQWYMFGAMFLLASGYTLLKNEHVRVDILSSRLSRRKQIWIEIFGVVFFLLPACVLILVLSWPVFTESWLTNEQSSNSGGLVRWPVKLLIPAGFALLVLAGVSHLIKCVGFLLGRCEDPTRREGARSAEEELAEEIAREAQAREAAAAAAVAQPRDGGR, encoded by the coding sequence ATGCGGTGGTTGATCGGCCTGTCGCGTCTGATCGATGCGATAAACCTGCGCGTGGGCCGCGCGGTAACGTGGGTGACCTTGCTGGTGGTGCTGGTGAGCGCGGGCAACGCGGTGGTGCGCAAGGTGCTGCACACCAGCTCGAACGCCTGGCTGGAGCTGCAGTGGTATATGTTCGGGGCCATGTTCCTGCTGGCCTCGGGCTATACGCTCCTGAAGAACGAGCACGTGCGGGTGGACATCCTGTCGTCGCGGCTGTCGCGGCGCAAGCAGATCTGGATCGAGATCTTCGGGGTGGTGTTTTTCCTGCTGCCGGCCTGCGTGCTGATCCTGGTGCTGTCCTGGCCGGTGTTCACGGAATCGTGGCTGACCAACGAGCAGTCTTCCAACTCCGGGGGGCTGGTGCGCTGGCCGGTCAAGCTGCTGATTCCGGCGGGCTTCGCGCTGCTGGTGCTGGCGGGGGTCTCGCACTTGATCAAGTGCGTGGGCTTCCTGCTGGGCCGCTGCGAGGACCCGACGCGGCGCGAAGGCGCGCGCTCGGCCGAGGAAGAGCTGGCCGAGGAAATCGCGCGCGAGGCGCAGGCGCGCGAAGCGGCCGCGGCCGCGGCGGTGGCGCAGCCGCGCGACGGGGGGCGTTGA
- a CDS encoding TRAP transporter large permease yields MEFFIANLAPIMFATLVVFLLLGFPVAFALAANGILYGLIGIELGLLTPALFQALPQRVFGIISNDTLLAVPFFTLMGLVLERSGMAEDLLETIGQLFGTIRGGLAFAVVFVGAMLAATTGVVSASVISMGLISLPIMLRYGYDRRLASGVIAASGTLSQIIPPSLVLIILADQLGRSIGDMYRAAMVPGFVLAGLYVVYVAIMCVIKPASAPALPEEARRFREANGTRGGRSLLVLMAISVAVAWALGQWMENDTAPADERIVLSLLLWGLTAFVIAIVNKVLRLGLLSALAERVTFVMIPPLFLIFLVLGTIFIGVATPTEGGAMGAVGAIAMAVARKRLTLNLLKQAMDTTTKLSCFVVFILVGSTVFGLTFRGVNGDLWVEHLLTGLPGGQWGFLIVVSVLTFVLAFFLDFFELAFIIVPLLGPVADKMGIDLIWFGVILAVNMQTSFMHPPFGFALFYLRSVAPKDPYRDKVTGRTIAPVTTGQIYWGSVPFIVIQLLMVAAVMLMPAMVMHYKGDQSQVDPASVKIDVQGGYGGSVYGGGQDDAGAVFK; encoded by the coding sequence ATGGAATTCTTTATCGCCAATCTGGCGCCCATCATGTTCGCCACCCTGGTGGTGTTCCTGCTGCTGGGCTTTCCGGTGGCCTTCGCGCTGGCGGCCAACGGCATCCTGTACGGGCTGATCGGCATCGAGCTGGGGCTGCTGACGCCGGCGCTGTTCCAGGCGCTGCCGCAGCGGGTGTTCGGCATCATCTCCAACGACACGCTGCTGGCGGTGCCGTTCTTCACGCTGATGGGGCTGGTGCTGGAGCGATCCGGCATGGCCGAGGACCTGCTGGAGACCATCGGGCAGCTGTTCGGCACCATCCGCGGGGGCCTGGCCTTCGCGGTGGTGTTCGTGGGCGCGATGCTGGCGGCCACCACGGGCGTGGTGTCGGCCTCGGTGATCTCCATGGGGCTGATCTCGCTGCCCATCATGCTGCGCTACGGCTACGACCGGCGGCTGGCCAGCGGGGTGATCGCCGCTTCGGGGACCTTGTCGCAGATCATCCCGCCGTCGCTGGTGCTGATCATCCTGGCCGACCAGCTGGGCCGGTCCATCGGCGACATGTACCGCGCGGCCATGGTGCCGGGCTTCGTGCTGGCGGGGCTGTACGTGGTGTACGTGGCCATCATGTGCGTGATCAAGCCGGCCTCGGCGCCGGCGCTGCCCGAGGAGGCGCGGCGCTTTCGCGAGGCCAACGGCACGCGCGGGGGCCGCTCGCTGCTGGTGCTGATGGCCATCTCCGTGGCGGTGGCCTGGGCGCTGGGCCAGTGGATGGAGAACGACACGGCGCCGGCCGACGAGCGCATCGTGCTCAGCCTGCTGCTGTGGGGGCTGACGGCCTTCGTGATCGCCATCGTCAACAAGGTGCTGCGCCTGGGGCTGTTGTCGGCGCTGGCCGAGCGGGTCACCTTCGTGATGATCCCGCCGCTGTTCCTGATCTTCCTGGTGCTGGGCACGATCTTCATCGGCGTGGCCACGCCCACCGAGGGCGGGGCGATGGGCGCGGTCGGGGCGATCGCCATGGCGGTGGCGCGCAAGCGGCTGACGCTGAACCTGCTCAAGCAGGCGATGGACACGACCACCAAGCTGTCGTGCTTCGTGGTGTTCATCCTGGTGGGCTCCACGGTGTTCGGCCTGACCTTCCGCGGCGTGAACGGCGACCTGTGGGTGGAGCACCTGCTGACCGGCCTGCCGGGCGGGCAGTGGGGCTTTCTGATCGTGGTCAGCGTGCTGACCTTCGTGCTGGCGTTTTTCCTGGACTTCTTCGAGCTGGCCTTCATCATCGTGCCGCTGCTCGGGCCGGTGGCCGACAAGATGGGCATAGACCTGATCTGGTTCGGGGTGATCCTGGCGGTGAACATGCAGACCTCGTTCATGCATCCGCCCTTCGGCTTTGCCTTGTTCTACCTGCGCTCGGTCGCGCCCAAGGATCCGTACCGCGACAAGGTGACCGGGCGCACGATCGCGCCGGTGACCACCGGGCAGATCTATTGGGGCTCGGTGCCGTTCATCGTCATCCAGCTGCTGATGGTGGCCGCGGTGATGCTGATGCCCGCCATGGTGATGCACTACAAGGGCGACCAGTCCCAGGTCGATCCGGCGTCCGTGAAGATAGACGTGCAGGGCGGCTACGGCGGCAGCGTCTACGGCGGCGGCCAGGACGATGCCGGAGCGGTTTTCAAATAA
- a CDS encoding CPBP family intramembrane glutamic endopeptidase: MAMSPWIALFLAVPAIWAPATRRLGAGLLLAALGLAYAGGLLGPAALPAFAALAAAAWAVAPPRPYACRVAGHVLFVALALGLSLHWLPGFHNPRVIGPERLAPDAVPFTMYLNLDKPLTGFWLILALPWVQAAQPAGRAARAAIAAWLATTACCLVPAFGLGLTGWAPKWPDQALLWAVNNLLLVCFAEEALFRGYVQGGLTRLLGARAGQGGLPLAVAALLFGAAHAAGGWPWVLLASMAGVGYGLAYRHGGLYAAILAHFGLNAAHFFLFTYPMRDIAGLGADRAWMDGLNYFIGFAYN, encoded by the coding sequence ATGGCGATGTCGCCGTGGATCGCGTTGTTTCTTGCCGTGCCGGCCATCTGGGCGCCGGCGACGCGGCGGCTGGGCGCGGGCCTGCTGCTGGCGGCCCTGGGACTGGCCTATGCCGGGGGCCTGCTGGGTCCGGCGGCGCTGCCGGCGTTCGCCGCCCTGGCTGCCGCCGCATGGGCGGTGGCGCCGCCCCGGCCGTATGCCTGCCGGGTGGCCGGCCATGTGCTGTTCGTCGCGCTGGCGCTGGGCCTGAGCCTGCATTGGCTGCCCGGCTTCCATAACCCGCGGGTCATCGGCCCCGAAAGGCTGGCGCCGGACGCCGTGCCCTTCACCATGTACCTCAATCTGGACAAGCCGCTGACGGGCTTCTGGCTGATCCTGGCCCTGCCATGGGTCCAGGCGGCGCAGCCGGCGGGCAGGGCGGCGCGCGCCGCCATCGCCGCCTGGCTCGCGACCACCGCCTGCTGCCTCGTGCCGGCCTTCGGGCTGGGGCTGACGGGCTGGGCGCCCAAATGGCCGGACCAGGCCCTGCTGTGGGCGGTCAATAACCTGCTGCTGGTCTGCTTCGCGGAAGAGGCCTTGTTCCGCGGCTACGTGCAAGGCGGGCTGACGCGCCTGCTGGGCGCGCGCGCCGGGCAGGGCGGCCTGCCGCTGGCGGTGGCGGCGCTATTGTTCGGCGCGGCCCATGCCGCCGGGGGCTGGCCATGGGTGCTGCTTGCCAGCATGGCCGGCGTGGGCTATGGCCTGGCGTATCGCCACGGCGGGCTTTATGCCGCGATCCTCGCGCATTTCGGACTGAACGCCGCGCATTTCTTTCTTTTCACTTATCCCATGCGTGACATCGCCGGACTTGGGGCGGACCGGGCGTGGATGGACGGCCTAAATTACTTTATCGGCTTTGCTTATAACTAA